One Candidatus Bathyarchaeota archaeon genomic window carries:
- a CDS encoding tyrosine-type recombinase/integrase, giving the protein MKGIYDYEERLQRYRRVIASFGVNGEVALRFLDHLFSLNLSVARVSKIASHIPALLRLIHFDLKDAARSDVERVVAAINSNRRWSAWTKHDKKLILRKLVQYAKYGSCDRSTPIPPEVSWIRLKVKDDESRVTPEKLLTPEDFEALVKAADNRRDKAMLYVLFEGALRPGELLSMSVGSVKFKEVENESGKCSYCVISVRGKTGLKVVPLVVSYRPLIEWLDDHPRRTDPDAPLWCSLAPNHKGERLSYRHFRLIIKYTAKKAGLRKEVWPYLFRHSTLTALAKVFTEARLEQFAGWVHGSKMSARYVHLSARDLENAILELHGLARPRHGIDVLQLAACPRCGCKNAPSLVRCSFCGFVLDRELAAKIEEENRHMEEAIIRRIENLERLVHTMLNSRSVPQE; this is encoded by the coding sequence TTGAAGGGAATATATGACTACGAGGAGAGGCTTCAGCGGTACAGACGCGTTATAGCCAGCTTCGGCGTCAACGGCGAGGTTGCACTGCGCTTTCTCGACCACCTCTTCAGCCTGAACCTAAGCGTTGCGAGGGTCAGCAAGATCGCCAGCCACATTCCCGCACTGCTCCGCCTCATCCACTTCGATCTAAAGGACGCCGCGCGAAGCGACGTCGAGCGCGTTGTAGCCGCCATAAACAGCAACAGGCGTTGGAGCGCTTGGACCAAGCACGACAAGAAGCTGATCCTACGCAAGCTCGTCCAGTACGCTAAATACGGCAGCTGCGACAGAAGCACGCCAATCCCGCCAGAGGTTAGCTGGATAAGGCTTAAAGTGAAGGACGATGAGAGCCGCGTCACGCCTGAAAAACTCCTGACGCCGGAGGATTTCGAGGCGCTCGTCAAGGCCGCCGATAACCGCCGCGACAAGGCCATGCTCTACGTACTCTTCGAGGGCGCCCTCAGGCCCGGCGAGCTTCTGAGCATGAGCGTGGGAAGCGTTAAGTTCAAGGAGGTTGAAAACGAGTCCGGGAAGTGCAGCTACTGCGTAATCTCGGTCAGAGGCAAAACTGGCCTAAAAGTCGTACCGCTAGTTGTCAGCTACAGGCCACTCATCGAGTGGCTAGATGATCACCCGAGGAGGACGGACCCCGACGCGCCGCTGTGGTGCTCGCTGGCCCCAAACCACAAGGGCGAAAGGCTAAGCTACAGGCACTTCCGCCTCATAATAAAGTACACAGCGAAGAAGGCTGGGCTTAGAAAGGAAGTGTGGCCCTACCTGTTCCGCCACTCAACCCTTACGGCCCTCGCCAAAGTCTTTACGGAAGCCCGCTTAGAGCAGTTCGCTGGCTGGGTTCATGGCTCAAAGATGAGTGCCCGCTACGTGCACCTCAGCGCAAGGGATCTAGAAAACGCCATACTGGAGCTTCACGGTCTAGCAAGGCCTAGGCATGGCATAGACGTACTACAACTAGCCGCATGCCCAAGATGTGGATGCAAAAACGCCCCAAGCCTTGTTAGATGCAGTTTCTGTGGTTTCGTGTTAGACAGAGAGCTGGCCGCAAAGATCGAGGAGGAAAATCGCCATATGGAAGAAGCTATAATCAGGCGAATAGAAAACCTTGAGCGGTTAGTGCACACCATGCTCAACAGCCGAAGCGTTCCTCAAGAATGA